The following proteins are co-located in the Pomacea canaliculata isolate SZHN2017 linkage group LG8, ASM307304v1, whole genome shotgun sequence genome:
- the LOC112569915 gene encoding LOW QUALITY PROTEIN: E3 ubiquitin-protein ligase synoviolin B-like (The sequence of the model RefSeq protein was modified relative to this genomic sequence to represent the inferred CDS: deleted 2 bases in 1 codon), with the protein MRSLLLSGASFALTAAVIANAYYQKKQFYPSVVYITKSNPSMAVIYIQAFVIVILMGKLLRKIFFGQLRAAEMEHLIERSWYAVTETCLAFTVFRDDFSPRFVALFTVLLFLKCFHWMAEDRVDFMERSPVISFVFHLRVLSLLTFLGVLDVYFVNHAYYSTLLKGPTVQLVFGFEYSILLTVVAMTFIKYLLHTVDLQNENPWDNKAVYLLYTELLMGFTRVVLYVCFMVVMIKVHTFPLFAIRPMYLASRSFKKALQDVIMSRRAIRNMNTMYADATPEELASGDNVCIICREEMTQSSKKLPCNHIFHTSCLRSWFQRQQTCPTCRLDVLRMPRPSATPAAAAAATAAAPPIAQANNAPQQLFQNFNGMFGGFPYAWPPVPPAHANGQPGAQPQQGTQQSVPSAGGTTTSANNNTTPAAPGSPPPFPPFSHLCPCLCHLVSPPPANLGGLSDSELRSMEGTERANVEARIYWLRDIQALLDGAMMLISQYNQVAATVGMSGIHVPPTGSQTSTAKDTASTKTKPEGPIPETNQAETVTTNTDTLPKVSSSVTSLNSPSSKSLEETLDFSGLEGATGFSGPKEMDLPAWEDPREDEHEDELHEVRRRRLERFSQEGKKKEDFDLD; encoded by the exons ATGCGTTCTTTGCTACTGTCTGGAGCAAGTTTTGCATTAACAGCAGCAGTTATTGCAAATGCCTACTAtcaaaagaaacagttttatccATCGGTTGTCTACATTACCAAGTCAAACCCGAGTATGGCT GTGATCTACATCCAAgcatttgttattgttatacTTATGGGAAAGCTGCTACGCAAGATATTTTTTGGACAATTACGTGCTGCAGAAATGGAG cactTGATAGAGAGATCCTGGTATGCAGTGACTGAAACCTGCTTGGCGTTTACAGTGTTCAGGGATGATTTCAGTCCACGCTTTGTGGCCTTGTTTACTGTGCTTCTGTTCCTAAAGTGCTTTCACTGGATGGCAGAGGATCGTGTTGACTTT aTGGAAAGGAGTCCAGTGATATCATTTGTCTTTCACCTGAGGGTCCTTT CTTTGCTAACTTTCCTTGGAGTATTAGATGTGTATTTTGTGAACCATGCTTACTATTCAACCTTGCTGAAGGGGCCTACAGTACAACTAGTCTTTGGTTTTGAG TACTCCATTCTTCTGACTGTGGTGGCCATGACATTCATCAAGTATTTGCTGCATACAGTGGACCTACAGAATGAAAATCCCTGGGATAATAAGGCTGTTTACCTTCTTTACACTGAACTGTTAATGG GATTCACAAGAGTGGTCCTTTATGTCTGTTTCATGGTGGTTATGATCAAGGTGCATACATTCCCACTGTTTGCTATACGCCCCATGTATCTTGCCAGCAG ATCTTTCAAAAAGGCATTGCAGGATGTGATCATGTCTCGCAGAGCTATCCGAAACATGAACACGAT GTATGCAGATGCCACACCTGAAGAACTGGCATCTGGAGACAATGTGTGCATCATCTGCAGGGAAGAGATGACCCAGTCCAGCAAAAAGCTGCCATGCAACCATATTTTTCACACTAGCTGTCTGCGCTCCTGGTTCCAGCGCCAGCAGACTTGCCCCACATGCCGCCTTGATGTTCTGAGAATGCCACGACCTTCTGCTaccccagcagcagcagcagcagcaacagcagctgcacCTCCCATTGCTCAGGCTAATAATGCCCCACAGCAACTTTTCCAAAACT TCAATGGCATGTTTGGAGGTTTTCCTTACGCCTGGCCACCAGTCCCTCCTGCTCATGCAAATGGACAACCAGGAGCACAGCCACAGcaag GGACACAACAAAGTGTTCCATCAGCAGGAGGAACAACTACCAGtgcaaacaacaacactacaccagCAGCACCAGGGAGTCCTCCACCATTTCCCCCTTTTTCCCATCTATGCCCATGTTTATGCCATTTG GTTTC CCCACCTCCTGCAAATCTTGGTGGATTGAGTGATTCTGAGCTGCGATCTATGGAAGGAACAGAGAGAGCTAATGTGGAAGCCCGTATCTACTGGTTACGGGATATCCAAGCCTTACTAGATGGTGCCATGATGTTGATATCTCAGTACAATCAAGTAGCAGCCACAGTTGG AATGAGTGGGATCCATGTGCCACCAACCGGTTCACAAACATCTACAGCAAAGGACACAGCCTCAACAAAGACGAAGCCAGAAGGTCCTATCCCAGAAACCAACCAGGCTGAGACAGTGACaacaaatacagacacattGCCCAAAGTTTCGTCATCAGTCACATCGCTTAATTCTCCCAGTTCAAAAAGCTTAGAGGAAACTTTAG ACTTTTCAGGACTGGAAGGAGCGACAGGATTTTCTGGTCCAAAAGAAATGGATCTTCCAGCATGGGAAGATCCACGAGAAGATGAGCATGAGGATGAGCTTCATGAAGTGCGTCGCCGCCGTCTAG